In a single window of the Necator americanus strain Aroian chromosome X, whole genome shotgun sequence genome:
- a CDS encoding hypothetical protein (NECATOR_CHRX.G22508.T1), whose amino-acid sequence MNAEENSANVCLFMLEYGAERSLAMRIPSQSASRTLLPVLLPRKKFAFAETKSTYNSVCVARSTGDFNREKRLRRKLRRQQQQNCDNEWTSREMEFEKALEDRNPRKTCALLKQYSDMDKRKDT is encoded by the coding sequence atgaatgcagaagaaaattccgccaacgtgtgtctattcatgttggagtacggagcagaaagaagcttagcgatgcggattccttcacaaagtgcatccaggacgctgctcccggttctattgccgcgaaagaagtttgcctttgcggaaacaaaatccacttacaattctgtatgtgttgcgcgcagcactggtgacttcaaccgggaaaagcgtcttagaaggaagttgcgtcgtcaacagcaacaaaactgcgataacgagtggacatCAAGAgagatggagtttgagaaggcgttggaggacaggaacccgcggaaaacctgcgctctactaaaacagtatagcgatatggataaacgaaaggatacctga
- a CDS encoding hypothetical protein (NECATOR_CHRX.G22507.T1), whose translation MYKVLERIILDRLIKHREETTRDEQAGFRPGRSTIDQVFIVWRVIEIWQRYSKPMQLAFLDFEAAFDSPHRGGLLNALRADGEPGKFVRSLDDMNQRKAAAVRTPAGCTTPFEVVSGVRQGAVAGPFLFNFAIDVIMRRTVDQCPPTLS comes from the coding sequence atgtacaaggtactggagcgcattatcctggaccgactcattaaacatcgcgaagaaacaacgcgcgacgagcaagctggctttcgtcctggtcgatctacgattgaccaggtgttcatcgtctggagagtgatcgaaatctggcagcggtattcgaagccaatgcaactagcgtttctggactttgaagccgcgttcgactctcctcaccgaggcggtcttctcaacgcgcttcgcgccgatggagaaccaggaaagttcgttcgctcgCTTGATGATATGAATCAACGAAaagctgctgcagttcgaacaccagccggatgtacaacaccatttgaagtggtaagtggagtaagacaaggggcagtggcaggacctttcctgttcaatttcgcaatcgacgtCATTATGCggagaacagtcgaccagtgtcctccgacattgtcttag
- a CDS encoding hypothetical protein (NECATOR_CHRX.G22506.T1) — protein MCISSRPRTGIRVDGQPIKLVDEFCYLGCTLKNNGSYERDVQQRCAKATSAFNSLTKCLWSTLITNEVKLRVYLSAIRPIMMYGSEIWAAPSTVMERLDESCLDGYVATFGLGRPADRLVQRVLKSSSGSSWKKPPGRKRKFWTEAVKEDLRTLGVDRQIRRDARFRRTWNSDEWIDWQKIEKVWQSCVQGRHTSAKMRVIASGDDISPPIKSKSCEVYKRVTGLYNDLRWLADVSSQCFDFVLIVSSVESCHTGRVADHSILHVANQTQEVVNDDKKSAVPLDVSQFKPEEPKVHIDGRDLTIEGRQEEKSEC, from the exons atgtgtatctcttcgagacctcgaacgggaatcagggtggacggacaaccaataaaactcgtcgatgagttctgttacctaggctgtacgctgaagaacaatggcagctacgagagagatgttcagcaaagatgcgctaaggccacttctgcatttaactccttaacgaaatgcctgtggtcgaccctcatcaccaacgaagtcaagctgcgagtctacctatccgcaattcgccccatcatgatgtatggATCGGAGatttgggcagcaccatcaacggttatggagaggcttgacgaaagctgcttagacggctacgtggctacttttggcctagg gagaccggcagatcgccttgtccaacgagttctgaagagttcgtcgggttcgagctggaagaagccacctggccgaaaacggaagttctggactgaggcggtaaaagaggacctgaggacactcggcgtggataggcagatCAGGCGAGACgcaaggtttcgcagaacatggaatagcgacgaatggattgattggcagaagatcgagaaggtttggcagagctgtgttcaaggacggcacacctcggcgaagatgcgggtaatcgcgtcaggcgatgacatcagcccgccgattaagtcaa aatcgtgtgaggtttacaaacgtgtaaccggcctatacaatgacttgcggtggctagccgatgtgtcaagtcagtgttttgattttgttttgatcGTTTCGAGCGTGGAATCATGCCATACTGGAAGAGTTGCGGACCATTCTATTCTTCACGTGGCTAATCAGACTCAAGAGGTGGTCAACGATGATAAGAAGTCCGCTGTTCCTTTGGATGTTTCACAGTTCAAACCCGAAGAACCAAAGGTGCATATCGATGGTCGTGACCTAACAATCGAGGGTAGACAGGAAGAGAAGAGTGAGTGTTAA